Proteins encoded in a region of the Diabrotica virgifera virgifera chromosome 4, PGI_DIABVI_V3a genome:
- the LOC126883719 gene encoding uncharacterized protein LOC126883719, with protein MRQESVVLEEWDGVSVAAGSGSSTRPRWGRSAEPQRSKVEAFNGTATVQGGGSQWDSDGPRWRRSAGQQRFKGGGGQRDSNGPRWRRSAGEQRSKVEAVSGTATVQGGGDQRDSNGPRWKRSAGQQWSKVEAISGTATVQGRGGQRDSNGPRWRRSAGQQRSKVETVSGTARVQSGGDQRDSNGPRWSRSAGQQRSKVEAVSGTATVQVEVIRSPEQPITIRFNFNTASLASGYADDSLNRPTRGTKLCVGRFTCGKRTW; from the exons ATGCGTCAAGAAAGCGTTGTTCTTGAAGAATGGGACGGTGTCAGCGTGGCGGCGGGCAGCGGGAGCAGCACCAGGCCGAG GTGGGGTCGATCAGCGGAAccgcaacggtccaaggtggaggcgttcaacgggacagcaacggtccaaggtggaggcagTCAGTGGGACAGcgacggtccaaggtggaggcgatcagcgggacagcaacggttcAAAGGTGGAGGCGgccagcgggacagcaacggtccaaggtggaggcgatcagcgggagagcaacggtccaaggtggaggcggtcagcgggacagcgacggtccaaggtggaggcgatcagcgggacagcaacggtccaaggtggaaacggtcagcgggacagcaatggtccaag gtggaggcgatcagcgggacagcaacggtccaaggtagaggcggtcagcgggacagcaacggtccaaggtggaggcgatcagcgggacagcaacggtccaaggtggagacggtcagcgggacagcaagGGTCCAAAGTGGTggcgatcagcgggacagcaacggtccaaggtggagtcgatcagcgggacagcaacggtccaaggtggaggcggtcagcgggacagcaacggtccaagtaGAGGTAATACGATCACCGGAACAGCCGATAACGATTCGATTCAATTTCAACACCGCGAGCCTTGCTTCTGGGTATGCAGACGATTCTTTGAATCGTCCCACCAGGGGTACCAAATTATGTGTAGGACGCTTCACCTGTGGTAAAAGGACCTGGTGA